From Streptomyces sp. NBC_00237, a single genomic window includes:
- a CDS encoding alpha/beta fold hydrolase, with protein MVRRIDVTGADGAHLAAWEFTDPPKGGGDLEPLPGVLLLHGLMGRSSHWAATARWLSERHRAVALDQRGHGRSEKPSDGPFTRDAYVADAEAVVEQLGLGPVTLIGHSMGALTAWQLAAKRPDLVRALVVCDMRASALGAASQREWEDWFKAWPVPFATLADVRKWFGEDDPWVERPSPARGEFFAEVMAERADGWRPVFSRRQMLESRATWVYDAHWDELSQVQCPTLVVRGLDGELGRAEAQEMVRVLPQGQYAEVVDAGHLVHYDQPEGWRAAVEPFLEETAGKSVPAR; from the coding sequence ATGGTGCGGCGCATCGACGTGACCGGAGCCGACGGCGCACACCTCGCCGCCTGGGAGTTCACCGACCCTCCCAAGGGCGGAGGCGACCTTGAGCCGCTTCCCGGCGTCCTCCTGCTGCACGGCCTGATGGGCCGCTCCTCGCACTGGGCGGCGACCGCCAGGTGGCTGTCCGAGCGGCACCGGGCCGTCGCCCTCGACCAGCGCGGCCACGGCCGCAGCGAGAAGCCCTCCGACGGGCCCTTCACCCGTGACGCCTACGTCGCCGACGCGGAAGCCGTGGTGGAGCAGCTCGGCCTCGGCCCGGTGACCCTGATCGGCCACTCCATGGGCGCCCTGACCGCCTGGCAGCTCGCCGCCAAGCGCCCGGACCTGGTGCGCGCCCTGGTCGTCTGCGACATGCGGGCCTCGGCGCTCGGAGCGGCCTCCCAGCGGGAGTGGGAGGACTGGTTCAAGGCGTGGCCGGTGCCGTTCGCGACGCTCGCCGACGTACGGAAGTGGTTCGGCGAGGACGACCCCTGGGTGGAACGCCCCTCCCCGGCACGCGGCGAGTTCTTCGCCGAGGTGATGGCCGAGCGGGCGGACGGCTGGCGCCCGGTCTTCTCCCGCCGCCAGATGCTGGAGTCCCGGGCGACGTGGGTCTACGACGCGCACTGGGACGAGCTGTCCCAGGTCCAGTGCCCCACGCTGGTCGTGCGGGGCCTGGACGGGGAGCTGGGCCGGGCCGAGGCCCAGGAGATGGTGCGGGTGCTGCCGCAGGGGCAGTACGCGGAGGTGGTGGACGCGGGCCACCTGGTCCACTACGACCAGCCGGAGGGCTGGCGGGCGGCCGTCGAACCCTTCCTGGAGGAAACGGCCGGCAAGTCCGTCCCCGCCCGGTAG